From a single Thioalbus denitrificans genomic region:
- the grxD gene encoding Grx4 family monothiol glutaredoxin translates to MDILEVIKQQVESNPVIIYMKGTPQMPMCGFSSRAAQALQASGEPFAYVNVLENPEIFQNLPRFANFPTFPQIYIDGELIGGSDIALEMLQSGELQEAMKAANGKSGQEQSA, encoded by the coding sequence ATGGATATCCTGGAAGTTATCAAGCAGCAGGTGGAGAGCAACCCGGTCATCATCTATATGAAGGGCACCCCGCAGATGCCCATGTGCGGCTTCTCCTCCCGCGCCGCCCAGGCACTGCAGGCCAGCGGCGAACCCTTCGCCTACGTCAACGTGCTGGAGAATCCCGAGATCTTCCAGAACCTGCCGCGGTTCGCCAACTTTCCCACCTTCCCCCAGATCTACATCGACGGCGAGCTGATCGGGGGCTCCGACATTGCCCTCGAAATGCTTCAGAGCGGTGAGCTGCAGGAGGCGATGAAGGCGGCCAACGGGAAGTCGGGCCAGGAGCAGAGCGCCTGA
- a CDS encoding phosphate/phosphite/phosphonate ABC transporter substrate-binding protein, whose product MAGLLLLLLWTTAASAAGAEYYRLGVLPLQSPTKLAGMFSPLVGLMEQELDHPVQFVTAPSFSAFMDRVARREYHVIYLNPLLYTEARAAGYRAVAKVAGEPFTGILVVRGDSPVRTLDPERLPRGLRIGFPDPGAYAATVMTRQYMESLGIHVDEWFQVEYFGSQDSALLALHAGLVDIIGTWRPSFRSMPEAVRSDLRIIAETPPQPQMPVAVRDDVPDAEVQQLVALLTGLGERTEGRVALERLGFLQGFDPATDSEYREVRHER is encoded by the coding sequence GTGGCGGGCCTTCTGCTCCTGTTGCTGTGGACGACCGCGGCGTCGGCCGCGGGGGCGGAGTACTATCGTCTCGGCGTTCTGCCCCTGCAGAGCCCCACCAAGCTGGCGGGCATGTTCTCGCCCCTGGTGGGACTGATGGAGCAGGAACTGGATCATCCCGTGCAGTTCGTCACCGCGCCGAGCTTTTCCGCCTTCATGGACCGGGTGGCGCGGCGCGAGTACCACGTCATCTACCTCAATCCCCTTCTGTACACCGAGGCCCGGGCGGCCGGTTACCGGGCCGTGGCCAAGGTGGCGGGGGAGCCCTTCACCGGCATCCTGGTGGTGCGCGGGGACAGCCCCGTCCGGACGCTGGACCCTGAGCGGCTGCCCCGCGGTCTGCGCATCGGATTCCCCGATCCTGGCGCCTATGCCGCCACGGTCATGACCCGCCAGTACATGGAATCGCTCGGCATTCATGTGGACGAGTGGTTCCAGGTGGAGTACTTCGGCTCCCAGGACTCGGCGCTGCTGGCGCTCCATGCGGGCCTGGTGGACATCATCGGCACTTGGCGCCCCTCCTTCCGCTCCATGCCCGAGGCCGTGCGCTCGGATCTGCGCATCATCGCCGAGACGCCGCCCCAGCCGCAGATGCCCGTGGCAGTGCGTGACGATGTCCCGGATGCCGAGGTGCAACAACTGGTGGCGCTGCTCACCGGGCTGGGGGAGCGGACCGAGGGGCGCGTGGCGCTCGAGCGCCTGGGGTTCCTGCAGGGCTTCGACCCGGCGACGGACAGCGAGTACCGGGAGGTGCGCCATGAGCGCTGA